The Sphaeramia orbicularis chromosome 15, fSphaOr1.1, whole genome shotgun sequence region agacacacctgaaatacacctgaaatacacctgagacacacctgagacacacctgaaatacacctgagacacacctgaaatacacctgaaatacacctgagacacacctgagacacacctgagatacacttgaaatacacctgagacacacctgaaatacacctgaaacacacctgcgacacacctaaaacacacctgaaatacacttgaaatacacctgagacacacctgaaatacacttgaaatacacctgagacacacctgaaatacacctgaaatacacctgagacacacctgaaatacacttgaaatacacctgagacacacctgaaatactcctgaaatacacctgagacacacctgaaatacacctgaaatacacctgagacacGCCataaatacacctgaaatacacctgagacacacctgagacacacctgaaatacacttgaaatacacctgagacacacctgaaatacacctgaaacacacctgagacacgcctgagacacacctgaaatacacctgaaatacacctgagacacacctgaaatacaccggaaacacacctgaaatacacctgaaatacacctgaaaatacacctgaaacacacctgaaatacacctgaaatacacctgaaaatacacctgaaatacacctaaaacacacctgaaatacacctgagacacacctgaaatacacctgagatacacctgagacacacctgagacacacctgaaatacacctgaaatacacctgagacacacctgaaatacacctgaaatacacctgagacacacctgagacacacctgaaatacacctgaaatacacctgagacacacctgaaaATACACCTaagacacacctgaaacacacctgagacacacctgaaatacacctgagaaacacctgaaatacacctgagacacacctgagacacacctgaaatacacctgaaatacaccagagacacacctgaaatacacctgataTACACCTGAAaatacacctgaaacacacctgaaacacacctgaaatacacctgaaaatACACCTaagacacacctgaaacacacctgagacacacctgaaatacacctgagaaacacctgaaatacacctgaaatacacctgaaatacacctgaaatacaccttaaacacacctgaaatacacctgagaaacacctgaaatacacctgaaatacacctgaaatacacctaaaacacacctgagaaacacctgaaatacacctgagaaacacctgaaatacacctaaAATACACCTGGCATTAAAGTTTAGAGTTAAACGGATGTTAACTGACTCTATTACACATCCAGTCAGTGTCCATGGAGCCTCACATCCAacacactgattggtcagaccaGGCCCCGCCCTCCCAGGAAGTAGAGTTTTCAATGGTTATGTGTGATTTGCGATGTCATGATGTTTACCTGTGGACTGACCAGGGGTCAGGAGGTCACATCTTTGTCTTTCCTGGTTTGTTTGAGTTCCAGATGAAACACACGGATCtaactgtggatgactgacacCTGACACTTGACACCTGAGACTCACCTGAGATGGGAGGCGGTCTTAGGTGAGTCTCCGGTGTCAGGTGTCGCTCATGTGCTGACAGTCAACctgatgtttttcatttttcatccaCTCTGTCCTGGTTTCTTCAGGACATCTAGTCTCCAGAGACACATTTATTTCAGGACACGAAAACCTGAATTAATCACAGATGTTAAAAACAGGACAGGAATCCAACAGGATGTTACATGACCCGGTTCAggatgtgacctttgaccccatctgTAACAGTTCATTAACCTTCAAACACATCGAGATTCATATCATTCATGTATTGATTAACTGATCAGATCTGATCATTCATGTGTTGATCATTAATTATTTCTCACTGTCAGATTCAacagaaaaagtaataaaaaaagaacattttcatCAATTGatcagttttatgtttttatttgatgtttttcATCTGACATGAATGACTGTATATGTGTGCTTatccctggtcctggtcttgatcTTGGTCCCGATCCTGATGTTGGTCcttgttctggtcctggtcctgcttCTGGTTTCGGTCCTGGTCCCGGTCAGCGGTTCTGATCCTGATTCTGGTTtcggtcctggtcttggtcctgcaCCTGGTTAtggtcctggttttggtccttgTTCTGGTCTTGATTCtgatcctggttctggttctggttccaggtcTGAGGGAGCTGACTCTGAGCGCGAACCCAGGAATCAGCTCCAAAGGCTGGGCCCGTCTGTCCATCGCCGTCGCCCACAGCTCCCAGCTCCGAGTCCTGAACCTGGACTACAACCCCCTgggtaaccatggcaacacaacaacagcaacacaacagCATGACAATGCAACAGTAACACAACATAACAACAATAACTGATTGATtgagtttttgtttctttattaaaattaaatgaaaataagcataaatgaccaaaaaaatcaatgaagaaatgtttttatttttaactcttattttgcaataaaaaaaacagacgttTCACTGGTttttattaaaaacataaacaggAAATACACAGTTTGTCAAATACAACATGACAGCAGAACGTCAACATGTTCTAAAGGCAGATGATCCAAAGCCAAATGACCATTTAGAACCAGACCTGGGTCTTACGTTGATCCGTGTGCAGACTGATCTGGTGTCTGTGGGACTGTAGCTGTAGTTCTGCAGGTGGACGGTAGGGGGCAGTAACACACCAGATGACTGTGAACACGTTGGTCCACAGGACTCTGAGTCTCTGTCTCTGTTTCCAGGCGACCAGATCGCAGGGATGCTGGCCGTTGCTGTGGCGTCCAGCAGGACTCTGGAGGTTCTGGATCTGGAGGGAACTGGACTCACCAACCAGGCAGCGCAGGTCGACTAATCACAGCCCAGCACCCACTCACACATTAACCTATCACAACACAGATGGGAGcaggtccaggtggtccaggtggtcTAGGTGGtccagatcagatacaggtccaGACACTGAACCAGACCCTTCAATCAGCTGTTCTGACACACTGAAGGTACATCTGAAACTGGACCAGATCAGCGGATTGGTCTGGTGTGTCCAGGGTTCGTCCCACAGGGGGAGACACTGCtctggacctagacctggacctggacccataCCAGTACCCAGACTTGAACTCAGACCTGGACCCAGGCCAGGACCTAGACCTGAACTCAGACCAGAACAGAGCCCTGAactcagacctggacccagatctGGACCCAGACCTGAACACAGTCCTGAATCCAGACCTGGGCTCAGACTCAGACCTGAgctcagacctggacccacaccaGGACGtagacctggacccagactcagactcagacctgaacccacacctTGACTCAGACCTGAACCCAGACCTtgacctgaacccagaccaggacccattCTTAAAAATTTGACGTGATGTCCTGACCCGTCCAAAGGTCAGGACCTACTGAACACAAGTCCAGTCTGGGTCTGACCTTATCCCCGTTCTCAGGTCTTCCTGGACATGGTGGAGAACTACCCGACCAGCCtccgggtcctggttctgtcgGAGAACGACATCAGTCCGGAGCTGCAGCAGCAGATCTGTGACCTGCTGTCGGAAGGAGATGACGACGACGAGCGTGAGGCCCCGCCCCTCCACCCTGGCCGCGCCTCCTGCAGTGCCCTACTGCCAATCAGAGACAAGTACCAGCCCCCCGCCTGGCTCACCCACAGCAGTAAGGGCTGACCCCTGACCCGCAAATACCGGACtgtacagaaccagaaccagaacaagaCCTCCAGCACAGATCAGGGTAGACTGGTTCTGATGGGCCAGGATCTGACTTAGTTCAACCAGTAAAAGCCTGGTTCTGACCCAATTTAATCAGTGTTAGCCTGGTACCGTCTCAGTTTAGCCAGTATTAGCCCAGTTCGTTCTCAGTATAACCAGTGTTAGCCTggtttggtcccagtttaaccaGTACCAGCCCCTCCCTATTCTATTGGAGCAGTtttgttgtggttctggttgttgAAGGTGAACCTGTAAATACTGATCAGTGTTTGATGTAACTCAAACTGATCATGTGACAGACATCCATTGATCTGATTGGTGGATTGATCAGTGATTGATTGGTGTGTAGTTGATGACGTCGTAGCGTGGCGTCCTCCGTTAAACCTGGTCTGCTCTTTGACCCACAGACTCCCGCCCTCAGGTGGTGTTGCTGACGTCAGGTGTAGGTGAGAGCTTATTGGCTGAGACTGAGATGTGACCCCTCCCACAGACACACCCACTtcctttttgtcattgttttcttTGGGTTTGTTTCTCTGCACTGCACCTGTCTGGGCTGACGGTCAGCTGACGGTCCGCAGCCAATCACCTGCTCTGCATGGTGTGATGTAGCACTTGTACACACCTGTACACACCTGTACACACCAGTACTGTAGATGTGATGCGCACGTAGAGGCCGCTGGGGTCGCCTCGGCTGGTCTTGATCATACATTAATGCACCCCCCATTTTGGACCAGATGTAACTCAGATCAGAAACCatgaaaataatgacataaacatCAGTTTTTATTGTAGTTTCTCATTTTCGTACGTTTACAACATTCTGAGCGGTCCAAAATGACAGCGGCTTTGATGTATGACCAACGCGGCGTCTGCGTACCTGTCAATGACCTGTACACACCTGTACATGTCTGACCTCAGTGACCTTACACACTGAACGCCGTTTGTTTCTAATGAATGTTTGTTGATTAAACTGTTTACAGCTTCATAAGAACGATGAGTCTGCGTCATCATTCACCACCAGACCATGCTAACGCCAATGCTAATGCACACAGCTACCCATTTATACCTGACAGAGTTCATGTGTTCAAGGATAATGTGCAGGTGAACAGACATTAAACAGTCACCTGGTTCAGGTCTTTACCCTTTTTAGGATAAACTAGTTTTCATTCAACCCCCAGAGTTTTGAGGCTATCTTTTTAAGGTATTTgtaaatggcacaaaacaaaagtGTTTTATAATAAAACGTTGAATTTAATCTCATCTTTATGGAACTGAACTTTATTATAGTCTAATCTAGACTAGTTCACTGTAGAAAGAGAAAATTTAACCCAGATGCTGAAAGTTTGAAGTCAGATTagtgaaaatgttcaaatctggtGTGAAAGCACACCCTCACTCATGTGGACAGTGTTTTTGTGTTGaaatagtttgtaggtgtaagtTAATAAGTTAATTCATCTCAATCTCTGTGACATGAAACATTGTTGGTGTGGCTGTGACAAACAAACGCAATAAAAaaggtattttctaaaatatatgCATCAGTGTGGAGggggtgttttaaacatttattccatCGTTCAtcatcgccccccagtggtcaaatggtaaggctatactcTGTTTATGATTTTAGAAGTCCTGTGCAGACTTTGTGTATGATGTTGAAAACGTctcaatttttatatatatgcctgatcaTAGCCTGCAATTTagaatgagattatcagcaccaaaataggttatttccaaatgctatttccagcttccctggtcgGGTCAGACAAGACAGTACTGATTTATGGCAGACTTATGTtactatgacaacaccacaccaaCCACCAGAGTTTAGCAGTAAGAAGTAAGATGAACGAGTGAGGAgtcagatctgtcctttttcctaaagaaagggatttcttagatttattttgttgtaatggtggacagtggagctggactggcagaaagaaaagaaaactaaacgGAACAATGATAgagcacagactgaaacacaggtgAACCTTGCAACAGTCCATATTACTGTATTACAGTTGCAGTACTCTATAGTGCCACATGGTGGCGCCTCTCTTGTTTGTCATTGGACTGTGAGGTTAAAGGTCACTTTACCTTTTTCCGGTTCAGTGTCATGGACATGGACTGCACGCACGTGTGCATCTCTGTGCTTTACAACTTAAGTAACAGTGGTACATGTATTTCAGACTCATCTGTATTCATGTGTGATTTAGACTTAGCGCCGTGGAGACCTGGCATTGTATGGATCCAAAATGTGTAATAAACTGAGTGTCAGTGGAAATCTGCTAGTCTTCGCTCTTCTCTCATTTATCCCAGAGCACGCGCGTTCATAGCTATAGCTATAGCTAGCGCGCGCCGCCTGACAACCACCCCACGTTACAACCTCTGCATTGAACGCATGGACAGAACAaagggagttaaaggaatgaaaacagagctgcagctgtccctcttccttctccacaggtatagaatgcttctgttctttacacACATTCATTGGAACATTGGATTGGACTCCTgtgtctgttggtagctcagtcaaacacttagtaaacacttgtgtgttagccacagggctagctctttagcattagccacagggctagctctgtgacggACGGGGCTAATCTGTTTCATTTGGAGCATTGGTTCAGTCCgaactaagggctttggaaggtcagactgaaatggttctgtatggagttgaatgttcatgccggggcctggatactaaactgtccttcaggaacaagacaattctcccagtagaatactgtgaatgcagaaggctgaagcagctagagctGAACTGCTGATGCAGAATGAGGAAGATGTTGaatttatgaaaatgactgaatactttgTGTTAAAGCTAGAGCAAATGGATATTATTGGGACACGTCTTAAACAGCGGTCTGTGAGGAACACTTAGGAGCGCTGGAGTAAAacagacatagaagcaggagtcagaCGCCAAAAtttggtttcactttcgttttcactCCAGTTACTAAACTACTACAAAAAGACTTGAtgaagtttgtttgttgtctcattccaaacgtcactttgcacctgcaagttactgtctggaa contains the following coding sequences:
- the lrrc73 gene encoding leucine-rich repeat-containing protein 73: MLPASIQITGELLSAAEVQDICESLKEEGVRLLSVRGCQLSDRDFAHVCRSVAESRSLAQLNLNLGVVSSINRTRHLADALKTNRSLQTLFLHGSPLLDAGLVTLNPALSTHPNLVCLDLGDCMLGDEALRLICGMLPPDGAKSGLRELTLSANPGISSKGWARLSIAVAHSSQLRVLNLDYNPLGDQIAGMLAVAVASSRTLEVLDLEGTGLTNQAAQVFLDMVENYPTSLRVLVLSENDISPELQQQICDLLSEGDDDDEREAPPLHPGRASCSALLPIRDKYQPPAWLTHSNSRPQVVLLTSGVGESLLAETEM